One genomic window of Pseudokineococcus lusitanus includes the following:
- a CDS encoding DivIVA domain-containing protein, whose protein sequence is MTLVLLLVALVVAGVVAAVAVGRVPGGLEEPTTSRPSRALPDGPLAADDLDRVRFSLGLRGYRMDEVDALLDRVRDEVAARDARVAELTARLGAATSPGDAVPAGPAAVDAGPDGGRA, encoded by the coding sequence GTGACCCTCGTCCTCCTGCTCGTGGCCCTCGTCGTGGCCGGCGTCGTCGCCGCCGTGGCCGTCGGGCGAGTCCCCGGCGGCCTCGAGGAGCCGACGACGAGCCGCCCGTCGAGGGCGCTCCCGGACGGCCCGCTGGCGGCGGACGACCTCGACCGCGTGCGCTTCTCCCTCGGGCTGCGCGGCTACCGGATGGACGAGGTCGACGCGCTGCTCGACCGGGTGCGCGACGAGGTCGCCGCCCGGGACGCGCGCGTCGCGGAGCTCACGGCCCGCCTCGGGGCGGCGACGTCGCCGGGCGACGCCGTGCCGGCCGGCCCGGCCGCGGTCGACGCCGGCCCGGACGGCGGGAGGGCCTGA
- a CDS encoding citrate synthase produces MTDTQAAPTEAAPPEGSVLRHPGGELPLATVPATEGSAGVDVSGLLKETGLVTLDPGFVNTASCRSEITYIDGDAGILRYRGYPIEQLAEHSTFLETSYLLIHGHLPSQAELDGFSTDLSRHTLLHEDLKNFFDGFPSNAHPMPVLSSAVSALSTFYEESLDPFDRRAVDQSTVRLMAKLPTIAAYAHKKTLGQPFLYPDNSLGLVENFLRMTFGFPAEPYEVDPALAKALDQLFILHADHEQNCSTSTVRMVGSGQANLYASVSAGIHALSGPLHGGANSAVLTMLDDILASGDDVDTFMERVKRKEKGVRLMGFGHRVYKNYDPRAAIVKKTADQVLAQLGVNDPRLDVALRLEEIALADDYFVERKLYPNVDFYTGLIYKAMGFPTRMFTVLFAIGRLPGWIAQWREMMEDPQTKIGRPRQVYVGEPERPYVAMGDR; encoded by the coding sequence GTGACCGACACCCAGGCCGCCCCCACCGAGGCCGCCCCGCCGGAGGGCTCCGTGCTGCGCCACCCGGGTGGGGAGCTCCCCCTGGCCACCGTGCCCGCCACCGAGGGGAGCGCGGGCGTCGACGTCTCGGGGCTGCTCAAGGAGACCGGGCTCGTCACGCTGGACCCCGGCTTCGTCAACACGGCGTCGTGCCGCTCGGAGATCACCTACATCGACGGCGACGCGGGGATCCTCCGCTACCGCGGGTACCCCATCGAGCAGCTCGCCGAGCACTCGACGTTCCTCGAGACGAGCTACCTGCTCATCCACGGGCACCTGCCGTCGCAGGCGGAGCTCGACGGGTTCTCGACGGACCTGTCGCGGCACACGCTGCTGCACGAGGACCTCAAGAACTTCTTCGACGGCTTCCCGAGCAACGCGCACCCGATGCCGGTGCTGTCGTCGGCCGTGTCGGCGCTGTCGACCTTCTACGAGGAGAGCCTCGACCCCTTCGACCGCCGCGCGGTGGACCAGTCGACGGTCCGGCTCATGGCGAAGCTGCCGACGATCGCGGCGTACGCGCACAAGAAGACGCTCGGCCAGCCGTTCCTGTACCCGGACAACAGCCTCGGCCTCGTCGAGAACTTCCTCCGGATGACGTTCGGCTTCCCGGCCGAGCCCTACGAGGTGGACCCGGCGCTCGCGAAGGCGCTGGACCAGCTCTTCATCCTCCACGCGGACCACGAGCAGAACTGCTCGACGTCGACGGTGCGGATGGTCGGCTCGGGCCAGGCCAACCTCTACGCGTCGGTGTCGGCCGGCATCCACGCCCTGTCGGGGCCGCTGCACGGCGGCGCGAACTCCGCGGTGCTCACCATGCTCGACGACATCCTCGCCAGCGGCGACGACGTCGACACCTTCATGGAGCGGGTGAAGCGCAAGGAGAAGGGCGTCCGCCTCATGGGCTTCGGCCACCGGGTCTACAAGAACTACGACCCGCGCGCGGCCATCGTCAAGAAGACGGCGGACCAGGTGCTCGCCCAGCTCGGCGTCAACGACCCGCGGCTCGACGTGGCCCTGCGGCTCGAGGAGATCGCCCTGGCGGACGACTACTTCGTCGAGCGCAAGCTCTACCCGAACGTCGACTTCTACACGGGCCTCATCTACAAGGCGATGGGCTTCCCCACGCGGATGTTCACCGTGCTCTTCGCCATCGGCCGGCTGCCCGGCTGGATCGCGCAGTGGCGCGAGATGATGGAGGACCCGCAGACGAAGATCGGCCGCCCGCGCCAGGTCTACGTCGGGGAGCCCGAGCGCCCGTACGTCGCGATGGGCGACCGCTGA
- a CDS encoding NAD(P)H-binding protein: MTRTAAGAHGVVGVTGATGQLGGRAARRLAAAGVAQRLVVRDAARAPVLPGATTAVATYADGDGLRRALEGVGTLLLVSASESADRVAEHRSAVDAALAAGVRHVVYTSFVGAAPDATFTLARDHAATEEHLAAAAAAAGATWTVLRDGLYADVLPDFVGDDGVLRGPAGDGRVAAVARDDVADAAVAVLRDPTAHAGRTYDLTGPAALTLAEVAQALTAAGRPARYVAETVDEAYASRAGTGAPDWQLRAWVSTYTAVAAGEMARVTGDVAALTGRPATPFADVVAGLVDR; this comes from the coding sequence GTGACCCGCACGGCGGCGGGCGCCCACGGGGTCGTGGGCGTCACCGGGGCGACGGGGCAGCTCGGCGGCCGTGCCGCCCGGCGGCTGGCGGCCGCCGGTGTCGCCCAGCGGCTCGTCGTCCGCGACGCCGCCCGCGCGCCGGTGCTGCCGGGGGCGACGACGGCCGTGGCGACCTATGCCGACGGCGACGGCCTCCGGCGGGCCCTCGAGGGCGTCGGGACGCTGCTGCTCGTCTCGGCGTCCGAGAGCGCCGACCGGGTCGCCGAGCACCGCAGCGCCGTCGACGCGGCCCTCGCCGCGGGGGTGCGGCACGTCGTCTACACGTCCTTCGTCGGCGCGGCCCCGGACGCGACCTTCACGCTGGCCCGCGACCACGCCGCCACGGAGGAGCACCTCGCCGCGGCCGCGGCGGCGGCGGGCGCGACGTGGACGGTGCTGCGCGACGGCCTCTACGCCGACGTCCTGCCCGACTTCGTCGGCGACGACGGCGTCCTGCGCGGCCCCGCCGGCGACGGGCGGGTGGCGGCCGTGGCCCGTGACGACGTCGCGGACGCGGCCGTCGCGGTCCTGCGCGACCCGACGGCGCACGCCGGGCGCACCTACGACCTCACGGGCCCGGCCGCGCTGACGCTGGCCGAGGTGGCGCAGGCCCTCACCGCCGCGGGGCGCCCCGCCCGCTACGTGGCCGAGACCGTGGACGAGGCGTACGCGTCCAGGGCGGGCACGGGAGCGCCGGACTGGCAGCTGCGGGCGTGGGTCTCGACGTACACGGCCGTCGCCGCGGGGGAGATGGCGCGCGTGACGGGCGACGTCGCCGCGCTGACGGGGCGCCCGGCCACGCCCTTCGCCGACGTCGTCGCGGGCCTCGTCGACCGCTGA
- the dapE gene encoding succinyl-diaminopimelate desuccinylase — protein sequence MSDPAVLDLSADLADLLQAVCDVESVSGDEARLADAVEVALAACPHLEVLRDGDAVVARTSLGRAERVVVAGHLDTVPLGRRPDGSPNLPTWRTGSGDDELVHGRGTADMKGGVAVALSLAAALTEPTRDVTWVFYDHEEVEASCNGLGRLAREHPDWLAGDVAVLGEPTSAAVEGGCNGTLRVDVVLDGVPAHSARPWRGVNAVHAAAPLLALLAGHDPGEREVDGLVFRQSLQAVGIRGGTAGNVVPDRCVVTVNHRFAPDRTLAEAEADLRELLAGYEVVLTDGAEGARPGLDRPAAAAVVAATGEEPRAKLGWTDVARFTALGVPAVNLGPGDPLLAHADDEHCPVRDLHRCADVLRRWLTAPVDA from the coding sequence GTGAGCGACCCCGCCGTGCTGGACCTGTCCGCCGACCTCGCCGACCTGCTCCAGGCGGTGTGCGACGTCGAGTCGGTCAGCGGGGACGAGGCCCGCCTCGCGGACGCCGTCGAGGTCGCGCTCGCGGCGTGCCCGCACCTCGAGGTGCTGCGCGACGGGGACGCCGTCGTCGCCCGCACGTCGCTCGGGCGGGCCGAGCGCGTCGTCGTCGCCGGGCACCTCGACACGGTGCCGCTGGGCCGGCGGCCCGACGGCTCGCCCAACCTCCCGACGTGGCGGACCGGGTCCGGCGACGACGAGCTCGTCCACGGGCGGGGCACCGCCGACATGAAGGGCGGTGTGGCGGTTGCCCTCTCGCTGGCCGCAGCGCTGACCGAGCCGACCCGCGACGTCACCTGGGTCTTCTACGACCACGAGGAGGTCGAGGCGTCATGCAACGGGCTCGGCCGGCTCGCGCGGGAGCACCCGGACTGGCTCGCGGGCGACGTCGCCGTCCTCGGCGAGCCGACGTCGGCCGCCGTCGAGGGCGGCTGCAACGGGACCCTGCGGGTCGACGTCGTCCTCGACGGCGTCCCCGCGCACAGCGCCCGCCCCTGGCGCGGGGTGAACGCCGTCCACGCGGCCGCGCCGCTCCTCGCGCTGCTCGCCGGGCACGACCCGGGCGAGCGGGAGGTCGACGGCCTCGTCTTCCGGCAGAGCCTCCAGGCGGTCGGCATCCGCGGCGGCACGGCCGGCAACGTCGTGCCGGACCGGTGCGTCGTGACGGTCAACCACCGCTTCGCGCCGGACCGCACGCTGGCGGAGGCCGAGGCGGACCTGCGGGAGCTGCTCGCCGGGTACGAGGTCGTGCTCACCGACGGCGCCGAGGGCGCCCGGCCGGGGCTCGACCGGCCGGCCGCCGCGGCCGTCGTCGCCGCCACGGGGGAGGAGCCGCGGGCCAAGCTCGGCTGGACGGACGTCGCCCGCTTCACCGCCCTCGGCGTCCCGGCCGTCAACCTCGGCCCCGGCGACCCCCTGCTCGCCCACGCCGACGACGAGCACTGCCCCGTGCGGGACCTCCACCGCTGCGCGGACGTCCTGCGCCGCTGGCTCACCGCGCCCGTCGACGCCTGA
- a CDS encoding NAD-dependent epimerase/dehydratase family protein — translation MRIAVVGATGHVGTYLVPRLVRAGHEVVALSRGTREPYTPDDAWQQVERVVVDRDAEDAAGTFAATLLATRPDAVVDLVCFTEESGRALVEGLRGEVSHLVHIGTVWVHGLSSVAPMDEEDDREPYGEYGVAKDALERMLLAESRGGGLPCTVVHPGHISGPGWECVTPAGNRDARVWQALAAGETLLLPGSGAELMHHVHADDVALLVQLALEQPAAAAGQAFHAVSPQAMTSRGLARAAAGWFGREADVEVVPWEQFGATVSPEHLAESEDHLLRSHSASTRRAREALGFVPQHSSADTCREAVRALVDAGELDLGGARP, via the coding sequence GTGAGGATCGCCGTCGTCGGGGCCACCGGGCACGTGGGCACCTACCTCGTGCCCCGTCTCGTCCGGGCCGGGCACGAGGTCGTCGCGCTGAGCCGCGGCACGCGGGAGCCGTACACGCCCGACGACGCCTGGCAGCAGGTCGAGCGGGTGGTCGTCGACCGCGACGCCGAGGACGCGGCGGGCACCTTCGCCGCGACGCTCCTCGCGACGCGGCCGGACGCGGTCGTCGACCTCGTGTGCTTCACCGAGGAGTCCGGCCGCGCGCTCGTCGAGGGGCTGCGGGGCGAGGTCTCCCACCTCGTCCACATCGGCACGGTGTGGGTCCACGGCCTGTCGAGCGTGGCGCCGATGGACGAGGAGGACGACCGGGAGCCCTACGGCGAGTACGGCGTCGCCAAGGACGCCCTCGAGCGGATGCTCCTCGCCGAGTCCCGCGGCGGCGGGCTGCCCTGCACCGTCGTCCACCCCGGCCACATCAGCGGCCCGGGCTGGGAGTGCGTCACGCCGGCCGGCAACCGCGACGCCCGGGTGTGGCAGGCGCTGGCCGCGGGGGAGACGCTCCTGCTGCCCGGCTCGGGCGCGGAGCTGATGCACCACGTGCACGCCGACGACGTCGCCCTGCTCGTGCAGCTGGCGCTCGAGCAGCCGGCGGCCGCGGCGGGGCAGGCCTTTCACGCGGTCTCCCCCCAGGCCATGACGTCGCGCGGGCTCGCGCGCGCGGCGGCGGGCTGGTTCGGCCGGGAGGCCGACGTCGAGGTCGTCCCGTGGGAGCAGTTCGGCGCGACCGTCTCGCCGGAGCACCTGGCGGAGAGCGAGGACCACCTCCTGCGCAGCCACAGCGCGAGCACGCGCCGGGCCCGCGAGGCGCTCGGCTTCGTGCCGCAGCACTCCTCGGCCGACACGTGCCGCGAAGCCGTCCGCGCCCTCGTGGACGCGGGCGAGCTCGACCTGGGCGGCGCCCGCCCGTGA
- the dapD gene encoding 2,3,4,5-tetrahydropyridine-2,6-dicarboxylate N-succinyltransferase → MTGAPPETPVPEAAEAPADGAAPGRWAWGYGLATVTGGGDVLDTWYPAPALGHPGDDPGPFGVPASLAALEATDPRRAVRTEVVRTVVDLDAGPVDVPDAYLRLHLLSHRLVRPHGVDLTGLFGVLPTVVWTSAGPCAVEGFEETRTRLLADRSTRLVVDGVDKFPRMTDYVLPAGVRVADASRVRLGAHLAPGTTVMHEGFVNFNAGTLGASMVEGRISAGVVVGDGSDVGGGSSIMGTLSGGGTEVVSIGERCLLGANAGVGISLGDDCVVEAGLYVTAGTKVAVVDPTTREVLRTVKARELSGSDGLQLWRNSATGAVEARTRTGSWGALNAALHAG, encoded by the coding sequence ATGACCGGCGCACCCCCCGAGACCCCCGTCCCCGAGGCCGCCGAGGCCCCCGCCGACGGCGCCGCGCCGGGCCGCTGGGCCTGGGGCTACGGCCTCGCGACCGTGACCGGGGGCGGCGACGTCCTCGACACCTGGTACCCGGCACCGGCCCTCGGCCACCCGGGGGACGACCCGGGGCCCTTCGGCGTCCCGGCCTCCCTCGCGGCGCTCGAGGCCACCGACCCCCGCCGCGCCGTCCGCACCGAGGTGGTCCGCACCGTCGTCGACCTCGACGCCGGCCCGGTCGACGTCCCCGACGCCTACCTGCGCCTGCACCTGCTCTCCCACCGCCTCGTGCGGCCCCACGGCGTGGACCTCACGGGCCTGTTCGGCGTCCTGCCGACGGTCGTGTGGACGTCGGCCGGCCCGTGCGCCGTCGAGGGCTTCGAGGAGACGCGCACCCGCCTGCTGGCCGACCGCTCCACGCGCCTCGTCGTCGACGGCGTCGACAAGTTCCCGCGGATGACGGACTACGTGCTCCCGGCGGGCGTCCGGGTCGCCGACGCCTCCCGCGTGCGCCTCGGCGCCCACCTGGCCCCGGGCACGACGGTCATGCACGAGGGCTTCGTCAACTTCAACGCCGGCACGCTCGGCGCCTCCATGGTCGAGGGCCGCATCAGCGCGGGCGTCGTCGTCGGCGACGGGAGCGACGTCGGGGGCGGCTCGTCGATCATGGGCACGCTCTCCGGAGGCGGGACCGAGGTCGTCTCGATCGGCGAGCGGTGCCTGCTCGGCGCCAACGCCGGCGTCGGCATCTCCCTCGGGGACGACTGCGTCGTCGAGGCCGGCCTCTACGTCACCGCGGGCACCAAGGTCGCCGTCGTCGACCCGACCACCCGCGAGGTCCTGCGCACCGTCAAGGCGCGGGAGCTGTCCGGCAGCGACGGCCTGCAGCTGTGGCGCAACTCCGCCACGGGCGCCGTCGAGGCCCGCACCCGCACCGGCTCGTGGGGGGCGCTCAACGCGGCCCTCCACGCCGGCTGA